The region TCTAATCAAGGGATAGGAATTAATCCCATATTCACTTATAGAATAATTATATTCTAACATATTGAGATTGATTCCTTCCAGTAGGGAGAGGAATTTTGTGAAAAAAGAAAACAATAATGTAGTAAATTTAAACACTGCTAGTAAAAATGCTAGAAAAAAAGATTTTGAAAATGATGAAATCCTTAATAATTTGGAGCATTTTGGAGTACCTAAAGAACAAATTGAACAAGCCATGAAAGTTCTTAGCATGGCTACTGGCAATAAAGAACTTTACATAGGTACTAAAAGATCTCCGCAATCGAAAGTGAGGTTTGCACAGAATTTGCAAGAGAATGTAGGTTTTTTAAATAAAAATAAATATTTGACTGGTAGAGAAAAAATATTTTTAAATGACATTACACCATATATAGCTTTTTCAAGTAACTGTATAGTTCTTGATATTAAAGTTAAAAACCCTATTCCTGCAAATATTACTGAGATTGCAAATATCATTGAAAGTGATAGATCAAATACTAGTAAAGTTATAAATTCTTTGGTTAAAAAAGGGATTTTATTTAAAGGAGAATCAGGAATAGAAGGTAATAATGCGAAAGCATATGCTATTTTTGTTAATCCGCATGTGATATATGCTGGTGATAAAGATCATGTAAACGAAGCTTTACAAGTTATGTTTTATAAAGCTATGAAAATGAAAATATTAAAAGATTTACCTGATAAATTATTTTAAACAAAATCCGTAGTTATCAATTTTGATAATTACGGATTTTTTCTTATTTCGTCTGTGGTATTTTTACCACGAAAGTGTGGTATTTTTACCACAGACGAAAAGTGCTAAAAACCTATATATACCAACGCTTTAACCTACTTTTAAAACTCTCTCTCTTCTCACTCTATATTAAATAGCATTTCGCTCTTTAATTAGCAACCCCTAATTTAAACTTTTTACGTTATTGCCATTAAGGCTGAAAGGTTGCCATAAAGGCAACTAAAAACCTCGCAGTTAAGGGGGGGCTTTCCCCATAACAAGGCTATCCCAAAAATGGTATACCTTTTCTTGTAAAATGGTTTTAGAAAGGAGTGTTTTTATGGATATATTTAAAGGTGGTAGCTTAAAGAAGTGTCCAAAGTGCGAAAAGGAGGTTCAAACGCTTCTTGCGTTTACTGGTACGGTGCGTTGTAGCAATTGCGGTTATATATATCTTGAGGAAGAAATAAGAAAAGAAGAACCACTCTGATTCGCACCCAGACGATAGTTCTTCTTCTTCTGAAGATTAATTCAGTTGAACAGACATTGGTCTGCAAAAATCCTAGTACCTCCTTAGTATATCAATTCATTTTGTAGTTATCAAAAATTATAACTACAGGCTTATAATAGCTAAAAAGGGGTGTTTACTTTGCACGAGTTTGAAAGGTCCAAACAAATTATCAAAGGTAAGTTTGATTGCAACCGTACTTGGAACGTGACGTTTGAGTATAATCGAGATTATGAAAAAAAGCCTTTATCTTGGGAAGAAAATCAGCAATTGCTTGACGATCTTATCAAGGTATTTGAAAAATACGAAATGAATTGGAAGTTGAAATAAGGGGTTGTAAATTTTACAACCCTAGAGTTCTATCCCTTCCTTGCCTTTGGATAAAGCTTGTTCTTGTTGTTTTTTTTCTATTCTTTCTATGTCTTTCTTAACATTAGATAAAGCTTCATTTTCCTTCTGCAATCCCTCAATTTTCTTCATATACTCATCTTTAATTGGTTTCTGTTCATTGACTAGTTCCCTATCTTGTTTAATAGAAAAATCACTTTTATAACCAGCTTGTACAAGTTCTCGTCCTATTGCTTTTTTGCGTTCTTTTAGTGATTCATATTGTTCTTTTGCTACTGGATCATTAAGTGCCCTTCCGTATTGGTAAGGATTATTTTCAGTAGCTTTTAATTGGCGGTCAATTTGGGTAATTCTTTTTAATTTTATTTCAGCTGCGTTCACAGTTTCTTCTCGTTTTTCATAATTAGAAATAGCTTTTGACATGTTATCTATTTCAGCTTTATTTTTCTCGATAACTGTTGGTATATCGCTAGTTTTTGAAAGATTATAGTGTTCGTGAATGTCTTGTAATTTTATAGCTGTTTTATAATCGATTGGCTTATTTTTAAGTTCAGGATATAAAGAAGTTGCTTTTTTGATTTCATGATTTTTTAAAATGTTTTCTCCACGTTCCAATAGCTCATTTGTCTTTTTGTGTTCTTTTCTTTTTATTTCTAATTCGGCATAAGTTTGCTGGACTTCTTTATCTAATTGCTTTTTCCTAAATGGGATTTCTTCTCTAGTTGAAATGCCATTATCTCGCATTAAAACGGATACTCTTTCTTTTTGGCTATCAAGAGTTTGGCTTAAAGAATTAATTTCATTGCGTAGCTGCTCTTTCTGTTTTCGTTGGAAGAATCCTGTATTTTCAAGTTCTTGCTCTTTTTCGCTTATTTGTTTTTCAAAGCTAGATAAAGTAGCGTTTGCTTGGAAAAGATTATCCATGTTTTTTTGTTTATTCTGTAGTTGATAATACTCGGAATTATTTTTTTGATGTGATTTAGAATTGTTCTCTTTCGCTTTAGAAATGTTCTCTAAAGTTGGTTCTTCTTTGGTTAAGCTTGTTTTGATATAGTCTAATAAATTTTGTTCTCCAGTGGTGAAAGCAACTACCTTTTTTTGTTCCTGTTCTTTTAACAAAGCTTGTAATTGTTGCTTTTCCTCATGATATTTTTGAAAGTCATAAATGATAGCATTGTGCTGTTTTACTTCACGATTAATATTTCCGCGGTCTGTTTCGATTCCCTTTTTCTCCATATCAGAAGCTACATGCCCTAAATGAACAGTAGGTAAAATTTCAAGTCCACGATCAGCATGAGATTGATGGGTAATTCGTTCTTGGATATTTGCTTTTTCAAGTGCTTTATTTGCATATTCTGACCATTGTTCACGAACAGAAAGACAATTTTCACTAGACTTTACAAAGCCACGATTATTTTCTTTTGCATTGGCAAAGTCAGCGTTCCATTCACGATTTTTTTTACCAAATCCATGTTCATCAATAGTTCTCATAGTCAGCATGATATGAGCGTGTGGATTTTCTTTATCATCTCGGTGGATTGCAATATCGGCAACCATACCTTTATCTACAAACTGGTCTTGAACATATCCTTTAATTAATTCGGTTTGCTGTTCATTAGAAAGTTCTTTTGGCAAAGCAATATTAATTTCTCTTGCTAGTTGAGAATCTTTTCTCTTTTCTGTACGTTCTACTTCATTCCAAAGAAACTCACGATTTTGAACCCATGATGGAGAATTAGAAGGAGCAAGAATCATGGTTTCAGGTTGCACTTCTCTTTTATAGTATTTTGATTCTTGGGAGCGTTCATCATATAGCTTTTCGCCTGAACGATAAGAAGCAGAAGCAACTGCTGATTGTCCTTTTGATCTACTTATAATTTGCATAGATAAGTGATAGATCGCCATGATTCTTTACCTCCTTTTTTTAGATTTTATGTATTAGGATTTTTTGCTTTTTATGTTTTTCGGTTTTGAATAACCGTAATAAAAAAATTCGTACCGAAAGGTGGGAAAATTTTTATTATGGATTCGTAAGAATTTATTAGACGAGTTGGGGAAATCCCAACTTGGAATAATAAATAGCTTACGATTGTTTTTTGTATTCGCCATTTGGCGGATACTCATTCGCACATTTGCGAATGAAGGATTTTGATTTTGTATTCGCTGATAGGCGAATATGCTTTTCCGTTGCGAAGCAACCGCACACATTGGAACAATGTATAAGTGCGCCCTTCCTCACATTGGTTCGTTGGGGTCATTATACCACGTAGCGATGTGAGGAGTCATTCTG is a window of Niallia sp. FSL W8-0635 DNA encoding:
- a CDS encoding MarR family transcriptional regulator; this translates as MKKENNNVVNLNTASKNARKKDFENDEILNNLEHFGVPKEQIEQAMKVLSMATGNKELYIGTKRSPQSKVRFAQNLQENVGFLNKNKYLTGREKIFLNDITPYIAFSSNCIVLDIKVKNPIPANITEIANIIESDRSNTSKVINSLVKKGILFKGESGIEGNNAKAYAIFVNPHVIYAGDKDHVNEALQVMFYKAMKMKILKDLPDKLF
- the mobQ gene encoding MobQ family relaxase translates to MAIYHLSMQIISRSKGQSAVASASYRSGEKLYDERSQESKYYKREVQPETMILAPSNSPSWVQNREFLWNEVERTEKRKDSQLAREINIALPKELSNEQQTELIKGYVQDQFVDKGMVADIAIHRDDKENPHAHIMLTMRTIDEHGFGKKNREWNADFANAKENNRGFVKSSENCLSVREQWSEYANKALEKANIQERITHQSHADRGLEILPTVHLGHVASDMEKKGIETDRGNINREVKQHNAIIYDFQKYHEEKQQLQALLKEQEQKKVVAFTTGEQNLLDYIKTSLTKEEPTLENISKAKENNSKSHQKNNSEYYQLQNKQKNMDNLFQANATLSSFEKQISEKEQELENTGFFQRKQKEQLRNEINSLSQTLDSQKERVSVLMRDNGISTREEIPFRKKQLDKEVQQTYAELEIKRKEHKKTNELLERGENILKNHEIKKATSLYPELKNKPIDYKTAIKLQDIHEHYNLSKTSDIPTVIEKNKAEIDNMSKAISNYEKREETVNAAEIKLKRITQIDRQLKATENNPYQYGRALNDPVAKEQYESLKERKKAIGRELVQAGYKSDFSIKQDRELVNEQKPIKDEYMKKIEGLQKENEALSNVKKDIERIEKKQQEQALSKGKEGIEL